From Solwaraspora sp. WMMD1047, the proteins below share one genomic window:
- a CDS encoding TetR/AcrR family transcriptional regulator codes for MPSGDHRLAPRRKPRQVRAELTRERILTAAAHVFTEFGYAAGTTNRIAEHARISIGSLYQYFPNKDAILAELLVRHIDRGAWQHADQVDMSAGTLKAMVQAIVRDAVDNHRDDPQLLRIMIEEAPFSQELLGRINRHGEIRVGQLRDLLTRHPDVDVRDVATAAELILFTVEVNTHKLMADPRGIPVETLENELVDMVTRYLRGDSVGKAAPARAGTAS; via the coding sequence ATGCCATCCGGCGACCATCGCCTTGCGCCACGTCGCAAGCCCCGCCAGGTCCGTGCCGAGCTGACCCGGGAGCGCATCCTGACCGCCGCTGCTCACGTCTTCACCGAGTTCGGCTACGCCGCCGGCACCACCAACCGCATCGCCGAACACGCCCGCATCTCCATCGGCTCGCTGTACCAGTACTTCCCGAACAAGGACGCCATCCTCGCCGAGTTGCTGGTCCGGCACATCGATCGCGGAGCTTGGCAGCATGCCGATCAGGTCGACATGTCCGCCGGAACCCTGAAGGCGATGGTCCAGGCGATCGTCCGCGACGCGGTCGACAACCATCGGGACGACCCGCAACTGCTCCGCATCATGATCGAGGAGGCGCCGTTCTCGCAGGAACTGCTCGGCAGGATCAACCGGCACGGCGAGATCCGCGTTGGTCAGCTGCGTGACCTGCTCACCCGGCACCCGGATGTCGACGTACGCGACGTAGCCACCGCAGCCGAGCTGATCCTGTTCACCGTGGAGGTCAACACGCACAAGCTGATGGCCGATCCGCGCGGCATCCCGGTCGAGACGCTCGAAAACGAACTGGTCGACATGGTGACCCGGTACCTGCGTGGTGACAGCGTCGGAAAGGCGGCCCCGGCTCGCGCCGGGACCGCCTCCTGA
- a CDS encoding ATP-binding protein has product MTRSNWTGLWLALLGLAAVGSAVAAVSWGLRGVEVAGWIAGIGSFLLAGVALLLVNSGGGGSAKPANTFLASLGGKIRRMVLPAAGNTVRATTGGVIEDVLVGEQRPVAAEPSAVSEPAGLQTVIPPATPISPPQISPSTQPQTPPPAPPSTQPSAPPALTNGSIRITADGLVGRDAQLDRLISGIRAGRGGTFVVLGGHGMGKTSFLDQLRAVVERDLPDVVLLPHRGMTVEPYGLDEAYRGEYGEHATINTLALRFKQSTQLLGDLVQDLDGQFSGFVTAVEGSRGEATAAVTVYHNLTAKTWGRISNADLPTTNVYASGRSPQERLHEAQGRVDKAFVADWRTFLAGRRGVLVLDGFETLIDDVVGQWFVGLAARLTDTVVVLPMVPREYAEHGRAVLDPALAQELPKFSLPEVTAYLDHHFGDRSGPALASVVMRYTGGHPYGLKLVVQFIRSQLEQQPARSGQPLNAEDLRDLLQKLTSNDELPVDALVKAVVAPHRNPEVWQIVETVSLLNTFDVPMVRQLLAAGDDAMDQVVAGNALQRIERLGLLDPLPIDGRFRLHDFIRPALSRALRQFQPARWEEIHRGAASYYYDKISSFEDKTHKTYGSWFKFEDPLWQMYEAEWLFHSAQLPDQRDLTRTQFVVIFLEAFWWWALYIDFPFCHSLLDNWQRASRDDRDRTLLDQLGRFHRNYPVGWDKRPGPHWTEARRALRTIGELCDLHRGWRDPAYPAETQEVRRQAWLYLRLFTAHTLWYDKRYDAADAAYRDLEPEFAELDDELLLAWFYYEWADIAAGAGDRRAAAGRVGQAVSWIRRMAADGEVESELLGNLHRVLADLHRDTDPLTAAAEYGHAVLRAFLFQRVDNALEHSLNAPDEYTQQFYLEMTTRAAQQMLAWGRHQHRSEFIAALVGPIGGDPGAVPVGSDAAVAAAADDAAESAERVVQVAGLLFPRGPLEAELHGRNSEFTDHWGDIVETLSVDTMAELDRIEALAARTAAGDPRSAVG; this is encoded by the coding sequence GTGACGCGATCAAACTGGACCGGGCTGTGGCTGGCGTTGCTCGGCCTGGCAGCGGTGGGTAGTGCGGTAGCAGCCGTCAGTTGGGGACTGCGGGGCGTCGAGGTGGCCGGCTGGATCGCCGGCATCGGCAGCTTCCTGCTGGCCGGCGTCGCGTTGCTCCTGGTCAACAGCGGCGGAGGCGGCTCCGCGAAGCCGGCGAACACGTTCCTGGCCAGCCTGGGCGGAAAGATCCGGCGGATGGTGCTCCCGGCCGCGGGCAACACCGTCCGGGCCACCACCGGCGGGGTCATCGAGGACGTCCTGGTCGGCGAGCAACGCCCGGTCGCCGCCGAGCCCTCGGCCGTCAGCGAACCGGCGGGGCTGCAGACCGTCATTCCACCCGCCACGCCGATCAGCCCGCCGCAGATCTCGCCGTCAACTCAGCCGCAGACTCCGCCGCCGGCTCCGCCGTCAACCCAGCCGTCGGCCCCGCCGGCGCTGACCAACGGGTCCATTCGCATCACCGCCGACGGCCTGGTGGGCCGGGACGCCCAGCTCGATCGGCTGATCAGCGGCATCCGGGCCGGGCGGGGTGGGACGTTCGTCGTCCTCGGCGGACACGGGATGGGCAAGACCTCCTTCCTGGACCAGCTTCGCGCGGTGGTGGAACGGGATCTGCCCGACGTGGTGCTGCTGCCACATCGCGGCATGACCGTCGAACCGTACGGGCTGGATGAGGCGTACCGGGGCGAGTACGGCGAGCACGCCACGATCAACACCCTGGCGCTGCGCTTCAAGCAGTCGACCCAGCTGCTCGGCGACCTGGTGCAGGATCTGGACGGCCAGTTCAGCGGCTTCGTGACGGCGGTCGAGGGTTCCCGCGGCGAGGCGACCGCCGCGGTCACCGTGTACCACAACCTGACCGCCAAGACGTGGGGGCGGATCTCCAACGCCGACCTCCCGACGACGAACGTGTACGCCTCCGGACGGAGCCCGCAGGAGCGGCTACACGAAGCGCAGGGCCGGGTCGACAAGGCGTTCGTTGCGGACTGGCGGACCTTCCTGGCCGGCCGGCGGGGCGTACTGGTGCTCGACGGATTCGAGACGCTCATCGACGACGTGGTCGGGCAGTGGTTCGTCGGACTCGCCGCCCGGCTGACCGACACGGTGGTGGTGCTGCCGATGGTGCCCCGCGAATACGCCGAGCACGGTCGCGCGGTACTCGACCCGGCACTGGCCCAGGAGCTACCGAAGTTCTCCCTGCCGGAGGTCACCGCCTACCTCGACCACCATTTCGGGGACCGGTCCGGTCCGGCGCTGGCCAGCGTCGTCATGCGCTACACCGGCGGCCACCCTTACGGCCTGAAGCTGGTGGTCCAGTTCATTCGCTCCCAGCTCGAACAGCAGCCGGCCCGGTCCGGCCAGCCGCTGAACGCCGAAGACCTGCGCGACCTGCTGCAGAAGCTCACCAGCAACGACGAACTGCCGGTGGACGCACTGGTCAAGGCGGTCGTCGCCCCGCACCGGAATCCGGAGGTGTGGCAGATCGTCGAGACCGTGTCGCTGCTCAACACCTTCGACGTACCGATGGTCCGGCAGCTCCTCGCCGCCGGTGACGACGCGATGGACCAGGTGGTGGCGGGCAACGCCCTGCAGCGGATCGAACGGCTCGGCCTGCTCGACCCGCTGCCGATCGACGGCCGGTTCCGGCTGCACGACTTCATCCGCCCGGCCCTCTCCCGCGCCCTGCGCCAGTTCCAGCCGGCCCGCTGGGAGGAGATCCATCGCGGCGCCGCCAGCTACTACTACGACAAGATCTCCTCGTTCGAGGACAAGACCCACAAGACGTACGGCTCCTGGTTCAAATTCGAGGACCCGCTCTGGCAGATGTACGAGGCGGAGTGGCTCTTCCACTCCGCCCAGCTGCCCGACCAGCGCGACCTCACCCGTACCCAGTTCGTGGTGATCTTCCTGGAGGCCTTCTGGTGGTGGGCGCTCTACATCGACTTCCCGTTCTGCCACTCGCTGCTGGACAACTGGCAACGGGCCAGCCGGGACGACCGTGACCGGACGCTGCTCGACCAGCTCGGCCGCTTCCACCGCAACTACCCGGTCGGCTGGGACAAGCGTCCCGGCCCGCACTGGACCGAGGCCCGCCGGGCGCTGCGCACCATCGGCGAACTCTGCGACCTGCACCGCGGCTGGCGGGACCCGGCCTATCCGGCCGAAACCCAGGAGGTACGCCGGCAGGCGTGGCTCTACCTGCGCCTGTTCACCGCCCACACGCTCTGGTACGACAAGCGGTACGACGCGGCCGACGCCGCGTACCGCGACCTGGAACCGGAGTTCGCGGAGCTCGACGACGAGTTGCTGCTCGCCTGGTTCTACTACGAGTGGGCGGACATCGCGGCGGGTGCGGGTGACCGGCGGGCGGCGGCCGGTCGGGTCGGGCAGGCGGTCTCGTGGATCCGCCGGATGGCGGCCGACGGTGAGGTCGAGTCGGAGCTGCTGGGCAATCTGCACCGGGTGCTGGCCGACCTGCACCGCGACACCGATCCGCTGACCGCCGCCGCCGAGTACGGGCACGCGGTGCTGCGGGCCTTCCTGTTCCAGCGGGTCGACAACGCGCTGGAACACTCCCTCAACGCACCCGACGAGTACACCCAGCAGTTCTACCTGGAGATGACGACCCGAGCGGCGCAGCAGATGCTCGCCTGGGGTCGACACCAGCATCGATCGGAGTTCATCGCCGCGCTGGTCGGCCCGATCGGCGGCGACCCCGGAGCCGTCCCGGTCGGCTCCGATGCGGCGGTTGCGGCCGCTGCCGACGATGCCGCCGAGTCGGCCGAGCGGGTGGTCCAGGTGGCCGGGCTGCTCTTTCCTCGCGGGCCGCTGGAGGCGGAGCTGCACGGACGCAACTCCGAGTTCACCGATCACTGGGGCGACATCGTCGAGACCCTCAGCGTCGACACGATGGCCGAGCTGGACCGGATCGAGGCCCTGGCGGCCCGGACCGCCGCTGGTGACCCCCGGTCCGCCGTCGGCTGA
- a CDS encoding GNAT family N-acetyltransferase encodes MSLSAVDVPFGKIYLQDLSVNPDTGLLRRGYLEILVPSLPPGELEDLDGLADRVAANSTYAAVALHEDAPIGMVVADTFDEAPVLLLSYLAVRPGIRGGGVGAALLRHLLPSWRDRSDSEIVVAEIEDPRAHRPTEFGDPAARVRFYQRQGYRLLPVPFVQPRVAADQDRVRGMLLVVAPDERAGELVPARLLHAFLTEYFDSAEGVRADDDPELAALLAIVERGGRQLTLLPPDRYAEIPPLNVPAELLRRDYPATLAALGLLAVDDRAVPVLDEVWHRVLDRMARGESIPIPRLAVITDLLDALSDAGLFFVSDDPSDASVLGWWFAGDDDPWAGWWRRDPPQWTEWTPLTRLAGPTVRRLPPLPRVAVVLADVLGLTPAQAVAVTGQSEQEHHELVGVARAEVIALIDRALDEEGSDGQLPAL; translated from the coding sequence GTGAGTCTCTCGGCCGTCGACGTGCCATTCGGAAAGATCTATCTTCAGGACCTCTCCGTCAATCCGGACACCGGCCTGCTGCGCCGCGGCTATCTGGAGATCCTCGTGCCGAGCCTGCCACCGGGCGAGTTGGAGGACCTCGACGGGTTGGCCGACCGGGTCGCGGCGAATTCGACGTACGCCGCGGTCGCCCTGCACGAGGACGCTCCGATCGGGATGGTGGTGGCGGACACCTTCGACGAAGCCCCCGTGCTGCTGCTGAGCTATCTGGCGGTCCGGCCCGGCATCCGGGGCGGCGGGGTCGGCGCCGCGCTGCTGCGCCACCTGCTGCCGAGCTGGCGGGACCGTTCGGATTCCGAGATCGTGGTGGCGGAGATCGAGGATCCGCGGGCCCATCGGCCCACCGAGTTCGGCGATCCGGCGGCCCGGGTGCGCTTCTACCAGCGGCAGGGATATCGCCTGCTGCCGGTCCCGTTCGTGCAGCCCCGGGTGGCCGCCGACCAGGACCGGGTACGCGGCATGCTGCTCGTTGTCGCACCCGACGAGCGGGCCGGCGAGCTGGTACCCGCCCGGCTGCTGCACGCCTTCCTGACCGAGTACTTCGACTCGGCCGAGGGGGTGCGGGCGGACGACGATCCGGAACTCGCCGCGCTGCTGGCGATTGTGGAGCGCGGCGGCCGGCAGCTCACCCTGCTGCCACCCGACCGGTACGCCGAGATCCCACCACTGAACGTCCCGGCCGAGTTGCTGCGCCGGGACTATCCGGCGACGCTGGCCGCCCTGGGACTGCTCGCCGTGGACGACCGCGCGGTGCCGGTGCTCGACGAGGTCTGGCACCGGGTGCTGGACCGGATGGCGCGGGGGGAGTCGATCCCGATCCCGCGCCTGGCGGTGATCACCGACCTGCTGGACGCCCTCTCCGACGCCGGTCTCTTCTTCGTCTCCGATGACCCCTCCGACGCTTCGGTGCTCGGCTGGTGGTTCGCCGGCGACGACGACCCGTGGGCCGGCTGGTGGCGCCGCGACCCGCCACAGTGGACGGAGTGGACCCCGCTCACCCGACTGGCCGGGCCGACCGTGCGCCGGCTGCCTCCGCTGCCGCGGGTCGCGGTCGTCCTCGCCGACGTGCTCGGCCTGACCCCGGCGCAGGCGGTGGCCGTCACCGGGCAGTCCGAGCAGGAGCACCACGAACTGGTCGGCGTGGCCCGCGCCGAGGTCATCGCGCTCATCGACCGGGCACTCGACGAGGAGGGATCGGATGGACAACTTCCTGCGCTGTGA
- a CDS encoding zf-HC2 domain-containing protein — protein MDNFLRCDNVVSLTARLVDGAVEPDRRELVEMHLLVCPACLAHLGKVRDLRAFLGDLPGQHPGPGAQQIPADLLTLATNAGRAATDRTDG, from the coding sequence ATGGACAACTTCCTGCGCTGTGACAACGTCGTGTCGTTGACCGCGCGGCTGGTCGACGGGGCGGTCGAGCCGGACCGTCGCGAGTTGGTGGAGATGCACCTGCTGGTCTGCCCGGCGTGCCTGGCACACCTCGGCAAGGTGCGGGACCTGCGCGCCTTCCTCGGTGACCTGCCCGGTCAGCACCCCGGACCGGGCGCCCAGCAGATCCCGGCGGACCTGTTGACCCTCGCCACCAACGCCGGCCGGGCGGCGACCGATCGGACCGACGGATGA
- a CDS encoding AAA family ATPase, whose amino-acid sequence MTWDPVYQGNGVVRPGVALPPPPPWRTFPRKSLGGKFQPPPGLVSAVNAALFLRRPLLITGSPGSGKSTVIESVAEELDLGPVLRWHITSRSSLTEALYRYDVLGRIHARQLGSDTDDISPFLQFGPLGTALLPAARPRALLIDEIDKSDLDLPSDLLDVLERGEFEIPELARYERATVAVRGWDSNQLHGITRGRVACTQFPVIVMTDNGEREFAAPFLRRCIRYTMPVHTDIEVVKRAVRAHLEGVDVESEPIVELIEQFVARTRSGDLLALDQLLNAVFVVIGGAAPVGYQRDQVMKYLLRELSGA is encoded by the coding sequence ATGACCTGGGATCCGGTGTATCAGGGCAATGGGGTGGTGCGGCCCGGCGTCGCGCTGCCGCCGCCTCCGCCCTGGCGGACCTTTCCGCGCAAATCGCTCGGCGGGAAATTCCAACCACCGCCCGGCCTCGTCAGCGCGGTGAACGCCGCGCTCTTCCTCCGTCGCCCGCTGCTCATCACCGGGTCACCGGGTTCGGGCAAGTCGACAGTGATCGAATCGGTGGCGGAGGAGCTGGATCTGGGACCGGTCCTGCGGTGGCACATCACCTCCCGGAGCTCGCTGACCGAGGCGCTGTACCGCTACGACGTCCTCGGTCGTATCCACGCCCGGCAGCTCGGCAGTGACACCGACGACATCTCCCCATTTCTCCAGTTCGGACCGCTCGGGACCGCGCTGCTGCCCGCCGCCCGGCCCCGAGCACTCCTCATCGACGAGATCGACAAGAGCGATCTCGACCTGCCCAGCGATCTGCTCGACGTGCTGGAACGAGGTGAGTTCGAGATCCCGGAGCTGGCTCGGTACGAGCGGGCAACCGTTGCCGTACGCGGTTGGGACAGCAACCAGCTTCATGGCATCACTCGAGGCCGGGTCGCCTGCACGCAGTTTCCGGTCATCGTCATGACCGACAACGGCGAGCGCGAGTTCGCTGCGCCGTTCCTTCGCCGATGCATCCGCTACACCATGCCCGTCCACACCGACATCGAAGTCGTAAAGCGGGCGGTGCGCGCGCACCTGGAGGGGGTCGACGTCGAGAGCGAGCCAATCGTCGAGCTCATCGAGCAGTTCGTCGCCCGGACCCGGTCCGGCGACCTGCTCGCGCTCGACCAACTCCTCAACGCGGTCTTCGTGGTGATCGGCGGCGCCGCTCCGGTGGGTTACCAGCGCGACCAGGTGATGAAATACCTGCTCCGCGAGCTCTCCGGTGCCTGA
- a CDS encoding ABC transporter ATP-binding protein — protein sequence MRYGSTDVLNGVSFTAGRGEVLALLGPNGAGKTTTIEILEGFRMRSAGQVSVLGVDPAHGDERWRARLGVVLQSWRDHSKWRVRELLTHLGSYYAPYSTERIRRPWDADELVEAVGLTAHAGKKVGQLSGGQRRRLDVAIGIVGRPEVLFLDEPTAGFDPAARREFHDLVHRLSDTDDTTILLTTHDLDEAEKLADRILILAGGRIIASGSADQLSRRIATDAEVRWSRGDDRFVHSTSDATRFVRELFQQHGEEITDLEVRRASLEDTYMALVYEHEAGHGGSAALAFEEAR from the coding sequence ATGCGGTACGGATCCACGGACGTGCTCAACGGCGTCTCGTTCACCGCGGGGCGGGGCGAGGTGCTGGCCCTACTCGGCCCGAACGGAGCCGGCAAGACCACGACCATCGAGATCCTGGAGGGCTTCCGGATGCGCTCGGCCGGCCAGGTCAGCGTGCTCGGCGTGGACCCGGCCCACGGCGACGAACGCTGGCGGGCCCGGCTCGGCGTGGTCCTGCAGTCCTGGCGCGACCACAGCAAGTGGCGGGTCCGCGAGCTGCTGACCCACCTCGGCTCCTACTACGCCCCGTACTCCACCGAGCGGATCCGCCGGCCCTGGGACGCTGACGAACTGGTGGAGGCGGTCGGGTTGACCGCGCACGCCGGCAAGAAGGTCGGGCAGCTCTCCGGTGGGCAGCGCCGCCGCCTGGACGTGGCGATCGGCATCGTCGGCCGCCCGGAGGTGCTCTTCCTGGACGAGCCCACCGCCGGCTTCGACCCGGCCGCCCGGCGCGAGTTCCACGACCTGGTGCACCGGCTCTCCGACACCGACGACACCACCATCCTGCTGACCACTCACGACCTGGACGAGGCCGAGAAGCTGGCGGACCGGATCCTCATCCTGGCCGGCGGCCGGATCATCGCCAGCGGCTCGGCGGACCAGCTGTCCCGCCGGATCGCCACCGACGCCGAGGTGCGCTGGAGCCGGGGCGACGACCGGTTCGTCCACTCGACGAGCGACGCCACCAGGTTCGTCCGCGAGCTGTTCCAGCAGCACGGCGAGGAGATCACCGACCTGGAAGTGCGCCGGGCCAGCCTGGAGGACACCTACATGGCCCTGGTGTACGAGCACGAGGCCGGCCACGGCGGCTCCGCCGCGCTGGCGTTCGAGGAGGCCCGATGA
- a CDS encoding cellulose binding domain-containing protein gives MTERDRSPGGLNRSWAGAAASAAALAVLAALGGVGAAPAHAAQADTEPPSAPGAIEVAEISETQVQLIWAAATDNVGVSRYEVVQFTADYGIVRNTPSNSITVTGLYPSQTYTFHVRAYDAAGNGSRSASSLRLTMPPGDDQAPSVPGQPTVTSLDDTSVTLTWPRSTDNIYVALYEVLQIDDTGSKVVATAPQHPPTGPTARVGNLSPGTTYRFAVRARDDAGNYSATSQPVTVTTTGGSTAGCSIGYRIAGEWSGAFQAEVRIHNTGSVATNGWTLTWRFAGGQRIQYMWGGELVGQDSSGVTIRNASWNGAIRPGGETSIGFVATRPGANAAPTAFQLNGEECALAAG, from the coding sequence ATGACGGAGAGGGACCGGTCGCCCGGTGGCCTGAACAGGTCCTGGGCGGGGGCCGCCGCGTCGGCCGCCGCCCTGGCCGTGCTCGCGGCGTTGGGCGGGGTCGGGGCGGCACCCGCCCACGCCGCCCAGGCCGACACCGAGCCGCCGAGCGCACCCGGCGCGATCGAGGTCGCGGAGATCAGCGAAACCCAGGTGCAGCTCATCTGGGCGGCGGCCACCGACAACGTCGGCGTCAGCCGGTACGAGGTGGTCCAGTTCACCGCCGACTACGGCATCGTGCGTAACACGCCCTCCAACAGCATCACCGTCACCGGGCTCTACCCCTCCCAGACCTACACGTTCCACGTGCGGGCCTACGACGCCGCCGGCAACGGCTCGCGGTCCGCGTCGTCGCTGCGGCTGACCATGCCGCCCGGCGACGACCAGGCGCCGTCCGTGCCCGGCCAGCCCACCGTCACCAGCCTGGACGACACCTCGGTCACCCTGACCTGGCCCCGGTCGACCGACAACATCTATGTGGCGCTCTACGAGGTGCTCCAGATCGACGACACCGGCAGCAAGGTGGTCGCGACCGCACCGCAGCACCCGCCCACCGGGCCGACCGCCCGGGTCGGCAACCTCAGCCCCGGGACGACCTACCGGTTCGCCGTCCGGGCGCGCGACGACGCCGGCAACTACTCGGCCACCTCCCAACCGGTCACCGTGACCACCACCGGCGGCTCGACGGCGGGCTGCTCGATCGGCTACCGGATCGCCGGCGAGTGGAGCGGCGCCTTCCAGGCCGAGGTGCGGATCCACAACACCGGTTCGGTCGCGACAAACGGCTGGACGCTCACCTGGCGCTTCGCGGGCGGCCAGCGGATCCAGTACATGTGGGGCGGGGAACTGGTCGGTCAGGACAGCAGCGGCGTCACGATCCGCAACGCCAGCTGGAACGGGGCGATCCGTCCGGGCGGTGAAACCTCGATCGGGTTCGTCGCGACCCGGCCGGGCGCCAACGCGGCACCGACCGCCTTCCAGCTCAACGGAGAGGAGTGTGCGCTGGCGGCCGGCTGA
- a CDS encoding DinB family protein produces the protein MDIDWTGQLADQLDWHWQHLLRPRLHGLTDAEYFWEPAPGGWSVRPRAEVPTEIAYGAGDYVIEFARPEPNPPPVTTIAWRLGHIIVDVFGFRSANHFGGPPCEPDIFAYAGSADEALRQLDAAYATWIGGVRALGPTGLARPCGPAEGPYADAPLAMLVLHINREAIHHGAEICLLRDIYRAQG, from the coding sequence ATGGACATCGACTGGACCGGGCAGCTGGCGGATCAGCTGGACTGGCACTGGCAGCACCTGCTGCGCCCGCGCCTGCACGGGCTCACCGACGCCGAATACTTCTGGGAGCCGGCGCCGGGCGGCTGGAGCGTGCGGCCCCGCGCCGAGGTGCCGACCGAGATCGCGTACGGGGCCGGCGATTACGTCATCGAGTTCGCCCGGCCGGAGCCGAACCCGCCGCCGGTCACCACCATCGCTTGGCGACTGGGCCACATCATCGTCGACGTCTTCGGGTTCCGCAGCGCCAACCACTTCGGCGGCCCGCCCTGCGAACCCGACATCTTCGCGTACGCCGGCAGTGCCGACGAGGCGCTGCGCCAGCTCGACGCGGCGTACGCCACCTGGATCGGTGGCGTACGCGCGCTGGGCCCGACCGGTCTGGCCCGGCCGTGCGGCCCCGCTGAGGGCCCGTACGCCGACGCGCCCCTGGCCATGCTGGTGCTGCACATCAACCGGGAGGCCATCCACCACGGCGCGGAGATCTGCCTGCTCCGCGACATCTACCGGGCCCAGGGATGA